A genome region from Microbacterium profundi includes the following:
- the cysK gene encoding cysteine synthase A, with product MSGIHSDITTAFGNTPLVRLNRVTEGVGATVLAKLEYYNPASSVKDRIGIAMVNAAEASGELKPGGTIVESTSGNTGIALAMVGAARGYKVILTMPASMSKERRVLLKAFGAEIVLTDPTKGMSGAIEETKKIVADTPGAVWIKQFENVANPQIHRETTAQEILRDTDGDIDIFIAGVGTGGTVTGTGQALKAAKPDVKVIAVEPKDSPVLTEGHPGPHKIQGIGPNFVPDVLDRDVLDEVIAVEFEESLRLARDLAAKEGLLVGMSSGAALSAALQVAARPENAGKTIVVVMPDTGERYISTALFEDLRES from the coding sequence ATGTCCGGCATCCATTCCGACATCACAACCGCTTTCGGCAACACGCCGCTGGTTCGGCTGAACCGCGTCACCGAGGGCGTCGGGGCCACTGTTCTGGCGAAGCTCGAGTACTACAACCCGGCGTCCAGCGTGAAGGACCGCATCGGCATCGCGATGGTCAACGCTGCCGAGGCGTCGGGTGAGCTGAAGCCCGGCGGGACGATCGTCGAGTCGACCAGCGGCAACACCGGCATCGCCCTCGCGATGGTCGGCGCCGCACGCGGGTACAAGGTCATCCTGACGATGCCGGCGTCGATGTCGAAGGAGCGGCGTGTGCTGCTCAAGGCCTTCGGTGCCGAGATCGTGCTCACCGACCCGACCAAGGGCATGAGTGGTGCGATCGAGGAGACCAAGAAGATCGTCGCCGACACACCGGGCGCGGTCTGGATCAAGCAGTTCGAGAACGTGGCGAACCCGCAGATCCACCGCGAGACGACCGCTCAGGAGATCCTCCGCGACACCGACGGCGACATCGACATCTTCATCGCCGGCGTCGGCACCGGCGGCACCGTCACCGGCACCGGCCAGGCGCTCAAGGCGGCCAAGCCCGATGTGAAGGTGATCGCCGTGGAGCCCAAGGACTCCCCCGTGCTCACCGAGGGCCACCCCGGGCCGCACAAGATCCAGGGCATCGGCCCGAACTTCGTTCCCGATGTGCTCGACCGCGATGTGCTCGACGAGGTCATCGCAGTGGAGTTCGAGGAGTCGCTGCGCCTCGCACGCGATCTCGCCGCCAAGGAGGGCCTGCTCGTCGGGATGTCCTCGGGCGCCGCGCTCTCTGCCGCGCTGCAGGTCGCCGCACGTCCGGAGAACGCCGGCAAGACCATCGTCGTCGTCATGCCGGACACGGGCGAGCGCTACATCTCGACCGCACTGTTCGAGGATCTGCGCGAGAGCTGA
- the epsC gene encoding serine O-acetyltransferase EpsC yields the protein MGMIGRMREDVSAARLRDPAARSGIELVLLYPGLHAIWWHRVWHGLWLRDARLLARAGSQISRRLTGIEIHPGAKIGRRFFIDHGMGVVIGETAELGDDVMLYHGVTLGGRTRDATGKRHPTLANGVIVGAGAKILGPITVGTNTVVGANAVVTKDAPSDSILVGVPAKARHRSDHDDFSDLRVVSDYSI from the coding sequence ATGGGCATGATCGGGCGAATGCGCGAGGACGTCTCAGCCGCGCGCCTTCGCGACCCTGCCGCACGCAGCGGCATTGAACTGGTGCTGCTCTATCCGGGGCTGCATGCGATCTGGTGGCATCGAGTGTGGCATGGACTCTGGCTGCGAGACGCTCGCCTGCTCGCTCGTGCGGGTTCGCAGATCTCGCGCCGGCTCACCGGGATCGAGATCCACCCCGGCGCGAAGATCGGTCGACGCTTCTTCATCGATCACGGCATGGGCGTCGTGATCGGCGAGACGGCCGAGCTCGGAGACGATGTCATGCTCTACCACGGCGTCACGCTCGGTGGCCGCACGCGAGACGCGACCGGCAAGCGGCATCCGACGCTCGCGAACGGTGTCATCGTCGGTGCCGGGGCGAAGATCCTCGGGCCGATCACGGTCGGCACCAACACCGTCGTCGGAGCCAACGCCGTCGTCACGAAAGATGCTCCGAGCGACAGCATCCTCGTCGGCGTCCCCGCCAAGGCCCGTCATCGAAGCGATCACGACGACTTCTCGGACCTGCGCGTCGTATCCGACTACTCGATCTGA
- a CDS encoding phage holin family protein, giving the protein MITLLFRTLIYLVSAGIGLIVADLVLPGFQIQWDKWWGFVICIVIFAILQSILSPWITKLADRYAHVLMGGIGIFSTLVALIVVVLLPIGGLRIVDVTGWLLGSVIVWLISALGTVLLPLIFLKREVKERRGR; this is encoded by the coding sequence GTGATCACGCTCCTGTTCCGCACGCTCATCTATCTCGTCTCGGCGGGAATCGGGCTCATCGTCGCCGACCTCGTCCTGCCCGGATTCCAGATCCAATGGGACAAGTGGTGGGGCTTCGTCATCTGCATCGTCATCTTCGCGATCCTGCAGAGCATCCTGAGCCCGTGGATCACCAAGCTCGCCGATCGCTACGCACACGTGCTGATGGGGGGCATCGGCATCTTCTCGACCCTGGTCGCGCTGATCGTCGTCGTGCTGCTGCCGATCGGTGGTCTGCGCATCGTCGATGTCACAGGATGGTTGCTGGGCTCGGTGATCGTCTGGCTGATCTCGGCGCTTGGCACCGTGCTGCTGCCGCTGATCTTCCTCAAGCGCGAGGTGAAGGAGCGCCGCGGGCGCTGA
- the prfA gene encoding peptide chain release factor 1: MFESVQSLIDEHRRVQEELSDPAVHADAARAKRVNRRYAELSRIVSAYDAWTLASDDLDAARELAKEDDAFAEEVPGLEEGLAQAQEKLRRLLIPRDPDDARDVIMEIKAGEGGAESALFAADLLRMYIQYAAHKGWKTELLERNESDLGGYKDVQIAIKGSSTDPAQGVWAHLKYEGGVHRVQRVPATESQGRIHTSTTGVLVFPEVDEPDEVEISQNDLKIDVYRSSGPGGQSVNTTDSAVRITHLPTGIVVAMQNEKSQLQNREAGMRVLRARILARRQEELDAAASDARKSQIRGMDRSERIRTYNFPENRIADHRTGFKAYNLDQVMDGALDPIIESAITADEEARLAAVGQDS; this comes from the coding sequence GTGTTCGAATCCGTCCAGAGTCTCATCGACGAACACCGCCGGGTGCAGGAGGAACTCTCCGACCCGGCGGTGCACGCCGATGCAGCGCGGGCGAAGCGCGTCAACCGTCGCTACGCCGAGCTCAGCCGGATCGTCTCGGCCTACGACGCCTGGACGCTCGCTTCGGATGACCTTGACGCGGCGCGCGAGCTGGCCAAGGAGGACGACGCGTTCGCCGAGGAGGTGCCGGGCTTGGAAGAGGGGCTGGCACAGGCTCAGGAGAAGCTGCGACGACTGCTCATCCCACGTGACCCTGACGACGCCCGTGACGTGATCATGGAGATCAAGGCGGGGGAGGGCGGCGCCGAATCGGCGCTGTTCGCCGCCGACCTTCTGCGGATGTACATCCAGTACGCCGCGCACAAGGGGTGGAAGACCGAGCTGCTCGAGCGCAACGAGTCCGACCTCGGCGGCTACAAGGACGTCCAGATCGCGATCAAGGGCTCCTCGACGGATCCCGCACAGGGGGTCTGGGCGCATCTGAAGTACGAGGGCGGCGTGCACCGCGTGCAGCGCGTGCCGGCGACCGAGTCGCAGGGCCGTATCCACACCTCCACCACCGGCGTGCTGGTCTTCCCCGAGGTCGACGAGCCGGACGAGGTCGAGATCAGTCAGAACGATCTCAAGATCGACGTGTATCGCTCGTCCGGTCCCGGCGGGCAGTCGGTCAACACCACCGACTCGGCCGTGCGCATCACGCACCTTCCCACCGGCATCGTGGTCGCCATGCAGAACGAGAAGTCGCAGCTGCAGAACCGCGAGGCAGGCATGCGCGTGCTGCGTGCGCGCATCCTCGCACGGCGACAGGAAGAGTTGGATGCCGCGGCATCCGACGCCCGAAAGTCGCAGATCCGCGGTATGGACCGCTCAGAGCGCATCCGCACCTACAACTTCCCCGAGAACCGGATCGCGGACCACCGCACAGGATTCAAGGCGTACAACCTCGATCAGGTGATGGACGGCGCGCTCGATCCGATCATCGAGAGCGCGATCACCGCAGACGAAGAGGCGCGCCTCGCCGCGGTGGGCCAGGACTCCTGA
- the rho gene encoding transcription termination factor Rho — translation MENFSETQNDQASTAAAADAAPAVTEAAPEKAPARKRAPRRANTATAAAKAEAADAAPAADAAPAAAAESAPAADAAAAPKAKAPRRSRAKKADAAETPAEAPAADAPTSDTPNADAPDAATSTAPRVDSAADGSASGDAPAEVAPKTTGRGRRTKKAEPAADATPAAESSTEGSSTDKSTDAAQDEKAPGRSTGGAQADNRQADSKQSEGNQSQNRQSAAKTDAGDSNGADSGDGEEGSGRGRSRNRSRNRGRNGGQDTPQQQNGSSSSDDENGNGRGRQRNKRRSGTTSDEFETEIGEDDVLIPIAGILDVLDNYAFVRTTGYLAGASDVYVSLGQVKKYNLRKGDAIVGAIKQPRENEQQGRQKYNALVKVDSVNGLSVDDAATRVEFGALTPLYPQERLRLETAPEKLTQRIIDLVAPIGKGQRGLIVAPPKAGKTIVLQQIANAIAQNNPEVHLMVVLVDERPEEVTDMERTVKGEVIASTFDRPAEDHVTVAELAIERAKRLVELGRDVVVLLDSITRLGRAYNIATPTSGRVLSGGVDAAALYPPKRFFGAARNIENGGSLTILATALVETGSKMDEVIFEEFKGTGNSELRLSRQLADKRIFPAVDINASSTRREEMLLSADEVKITWKLRRALAGLDQQQALEVVLGKLKETNSNVEFLVQMQKSMPAPAAGGSSHSHENNIR, via the coding sequence GTGGAGAATTTCTCCGAGACCCAGAACGACCAGGCATCGACCGCCGCTGCTGCAGATGCTGCACCCGCAGTGACCGAGGCCGCGCCCGAGAAGGCTCCGGCACGCAAGCGCGCGCCGCGCCGGGCGAACACCGCGACTGCGGCCGCGAAGGCCGAAGCCGCCGACGCGGCACCCGCTGCCGACGCCGCACCGGCTGCCGCGGCAGAATCGGCACCGGCTGCCGACGCAGCCGCCGCGCCGAAGGCGAAGGCCCCGCGTCGGAGCCGCGCCAAGAAGGCGGACGCCGCAGAGACGCCGGCCGAGGCGCCGGCTGCTGACGCTCCGACCTCTGACACACCGAACGCGGACGCACCGGACGCGGCAACCTCGACCGCACCGCGGGTCGATTCCGCCGCTGACGGCTCCGCATCCGGCGACGCCCCGGCAGAGGTTGCACCGAAGACGACCGGTCGGGGCCGCCGCACCAAGAAGGCCGAGCCGGCTGCCGACGCGACGCCCGCTGCCGAGTCCTCGACCGAGGGATCCTCGACGGACAAGTCCACCGACGCTGCACAGGATGAGAAGGCTCCCGGTCGCAGCACCGGAGGCGCTCAGGCCGACAACAGGCAGGCTGACAGCAAGCAGTCCGAGGGCAACCAGTCGCAGAACCGCCAGTCCGCTGCCAAGACCGACGCGGGCGACAGCAACGGCGCCGATTCCGGCGACGGCGAAGAAGGCTCCGGCCGTGGCCGCAGCCGCAACCGCAGTCGCAACCGTGGCCGCAACGGTGGTCAGGACACCCCGCAGCAGCAGAACGGCTCCTCCTCCTCGGACGACGAGAACGGCAACGGCCGTGGCCGCCAGCGCAACAAGCGCCGCAGCGGCACGACGTCGGACGAGTTCGAGACCGAGATCGGCGAGGATGACGTGCTCATCCCGATCGCCGGTATTCTCGACGTGCTCGACAACTACGCATTCGTGCGCACCACCGGCTATCTCGCCGGCGCCAGCGACGTCTACGTCTCGCTCGGCCAGGTGAAGAAGTACAACCTGCGCAAGGGCGACGCGATCGTCGGCGCCATCAAGCAGCCACGCGAGAACGAGCAGCAGGGACGCCAGAAGTACAACGCCCTGGTGAAGGTCGACTCGGTCAACGGACTGTCGGTCGACGACGCGGCCACACGCGTCGAGTTCGGCGCGCTCACGCCGCTGTACCCGCAGGAGCGCCTGCGCCTGGAGACGGCTCCGGAGAAGCTGACGCAGCGCATCATCGACCTGGTCGCCCCGATCGGCAAGGGCCAGCGAGGCCTCATCGTCGCGCCGCCGAAGGCCGGCAAGACGATCGTGCTCCAGCAGATCGCCAACGCCATCGCGCAGAACAACCCTGAGGTCCACCTCATGGTCGTCCTGGTCGACGAGCGTCCGGAAGAGGTCACCGACATGGAGCGCACGGTGAAGGGCGAGGTCATCGCCTCGACCTTCGACCGTCCGGCCGAAGACCACGTCACGGTCGCAGAGCTCGCGATCGAGCGTGCCAAGCGTCTGGTGGAGCTCGGACGCGACGTCGTCGTGCTGCTCGACTCGATCACTCGTCTCGGCCGCGCGTACAACATCGCGACTCCCACCTCCGGTCGCGTGCTCTCCGGTGGCGTGGACGCCGCGGCGCTGTACCCGCCCAAGCGCTTCTTCGGCGCTGCGCGCAACATCGAGAACGGCGGATCGCTCACGATCCTCGCCACCGCGCTCGTCGAGACCGGTTCCAAGATGGACGAGGTCATCTTCGAGGAGTTCAAGGGCACCGGCAACAGCGAACTGCGCCTGTCGCGTCAGCTTGCGGACAAGCGGATCTTCCCCGCTGTCGACATCAACGCCTCGAGCACCCGTCGCGAGGAGATGCTCCTTTCGGCCGACGAGGTCAAGATCACTTGGAAGCTGCGCCGCGCGCTTGCCGGTCTCGACCAGCAGCAGGCCCTCGAGGTCGTCCTCGGCAAGCTGAAGGAGACGAACTCGAACGTGGAGTTCCTCGTGCAGATGCAGAAGTCGATGCCTGCACCCGCGGCCGGCGGCTCCAGCCACAGCCACGAGAACAACATCCGCTGA
- the thrB gene encoding homoserine kinase: protein MVADLRTVAVQVPATSANLGPGFDTLGLALSVYDELTVSALADDRLEIEVSGSGASEISRDESNLVVRSIEHVYKDVGRVMPGLRITAHNGVPHGRGLGSSGAAVTAGVLAAKGLLEGEVDFTDTDLLRLATELEGHPDNVAPALFGGLTIAWTGERGPQHKKLLVHRGVAPLVLVPERTMSTVLARSLQPPQVSREDAVFNVSRSALLIAALTQSPELLLDATADRLHQDYRAEAMPETHTLVQELRRAGFAAVVSGAGPSVLVLADGPGSRLEAAELAASVTDTPWEALMLAVDVRGGTVRDRAEGST, encoded by the coding sequence ATGGTCGCTGATCTGCGCACCGTCGCGGTGCAGGTACCGGCGACGAGCGCGAACCTCGGCCCCGGTTTCGACACCCTCGGCCTGGCGCTCAGCGTGTACGACGAGCTCACCGTCTCGGCACTCGCCGACGACCGTCTCGAGATCGAGGTGTCCGGTTCCGGTGCCTCGGAGATCTCCCGCGACGAGTCGAATCTCGTTGTGCGGTCGATCGAACACGTCTACAAGGACGTCGGCCGGGTGATGCCGGGACTCCGTATCACCGCCCATAACGGCGTGCCGCACGGCCGCGGTCTCGGATCGTCCGGAGCCGCTGTCACCGCGGGCGTGCTCGCGGCCAAGGGGCTGCTGGAGGGCGAGGTCGACTTCACGGACACCGACCTGCTGCGCCTCGCCACCGAGCTCGAGGGGCACCCCGACAATGTCGCCCCCGCACTGTTCGGCGGGCTCACGATCGCGTGGACCGGCGAGCGCGGCCCGCAGCACAAGAAGCTGCTCGTTCACCGCGGCGTCGCGCCCCTCGTGCTCGTGCCGGAGCGCACCATGTCGACCGTGCTCGCCCGTTCGCTGCAGCCTCCGCAGGTGTCCCGTGAGGATGCGGTGTTCAACGTCTCGCGCTCCGCGCTGCTGATCGCCGCGCTCACGCAGAGCCCTGAGCTGCTCCTCGACGCCACGGCGGATCGCCTGCACCAGGACTACCGCGCGGAAGCCATGCCGGAGACGCACACGCTCGTCCAGGAACTGCGCAGGGCCGGCTTCGCCGCCGTCGTCTCCGGTGCAGGCCCGAGCGTTCTCGTTCTCGCCGACGGGCCGGGCAGCCGACTCGAAGCCGCCGAACTCGCTGCCTCTGTCACCGACACCCCGTGGGAGGCCCTCATGCTGGCCGTCGACGTGCGTGGTGGTACAGTAAGGGATCGAGCGGAGGGCTCCACGTAA
- a CDS encoding homoserine dehydrogenase, translated as MTHPQVSSPAQYRRLRVALLGAGAVGSQVARILLQHGEELADRAGASLELAGIAVRDVDAKRDVDLPKDLFTTDAESLIVGSDIVIELMGGIEPARGSLLLALSSGADVVTANKALLATHGPELFEAADQVGASVYYEAAAAGAIPIIRPLRDSLAGDRVVRLMGIVNGTTNYILDRMDSEGADFGEVLADAQRLGYAESDPTADVEGFDAAQKAAILASLAFHTAVPLEAVHREGITRITPSMIEEARAAGFVIKLLAVCERLVVDGAESISVRVYPALVPRTHPLASVHGANNAVFVEAEAAGSLMFYGAGAGGVQTASAVLGDVVSAARRHIAGGVGVGESTRANLPTVPIGSVITRYQVTLEVDDQPGVLAAVAGILSDGGVSVATVVQTVEGEGEDDATARLIIGTHRATEQALSDTVEKLAASAVVERVVSVLRVEGE; from the coding sequence ATGACCCACCCCCAGGTGAGCAGTCCAGCACAGTACCGACGACTGAGGGTGGCGCTGCTCGGCGCCGGCGCCGTCGGATCGCAGGTGGCGCGCATTCTGCTGCAGCACGGCGAAGAACTGGCGGACAGGGCGGGGGCATCGCTCGAACTCGCCGGCATCGCGGTGCGCGATGTCGATGCGAAGCGCGATGTGGATCTGCCGAAGGACCTGTTCACGACCGACGCCGAAAGCCTGATCGTCGGCAGCGACATCGTGATCGAACTGATGGGCGGGATCGAGCCGGCGCGCGGCAGCCTGCTGCTCGCGCTGAGCTCCGGCGCCGACGTGGTCACCGCCAACAAGGCACTGCTCGCGACGCACGGACCTGAGCTGTTCGAAGCCGCCGACCAGGTCGGGGCATCGGTCTACTACGAGGCGGCAGCAGCAGGAGCCATCCCGATCATCCGTCCGCTGCGGGACTCGCTGGCAGGTGACCGCGTCGTGCGGCTGATGGGCATCGTCAACGGTACGACGAACTACATCCTGGACCGCATGGACAGCGAAGGTGCCGATTTCGGCGAGGTGCTCGCCGATGCGCAGCGTCTCGGATACGCCGAGTCCGACCCGACCGCCGATGTCGAGGGCTTCGATGCCGCGCAGAAGGCGGCGATTCTGGCATCCCTCGCCTTCCACACCGCCGTGCCGTTGGAGGCTGTGCATCGCGAGGGCATCACTCGGATCACTCCGTCGATGATCGAAGAGGCCCGTGCCGCCGGATTCGTCATCAAACTGCTCGCGGTGTGCGAGCGGCTCGTCGTCGATGGCGCCGAGTCCATCTCGGTACGGGTGTACCCGGCACTCGTGCCGCGCACGCATCCGCTCGCCTCCGTGCACGGTGCGAACAACGCCGTGTTCGTCGAGGCTGAGGCCGCCGGCTCCCTGATGTTCTACGGGGCAGGCGCCGGCGGCGTGCAGACCGCGTCGGCGGTGCTCGGCGACGTCGTCTCCGCCGCGCGTCGTCACATCGCCGGTGGCGTGGGAGTGGGGGAGTCGACACGTGCGAACCTGCCGACCGTCCCGATCGGGAGCGTCATCACGCGCTACCAGGTCACGCTCGAGGTCGACGACCAGCCCGGCGTGCTCGCCGCGGTGGCAGGCATCCTGAGCGACGGCGGCGTGTCCGTCGCGACGGTCGTGCAGACCGTCGAGGGCGAAGGCGAAGACGACGCGACGGCCCGCCTCATCATCGGCACGCACAGGGCGACCGAGCAGGCGCTCAGCGACACCGTCGAAAAGCTCGCGGCCAGCGCCGTCGTCGAGCGCGTGGTGTCGGTCCTGCGTGTGGAAGGCGAGTGA
- the lysA gene encoding diaminopimelate decarboxylase, with protein sequence MHSSAVSLAPEWLVVPEDPNALAPAVWPASAHRDSGDVLSIGGVSATDLIRDHGTPLLVLDEVEVRARARAFRSSFDAAAKAHGTTASVYYAGKAFLSTAIARWVTEEGLRVDVCTRGELEVALAADVDPSRIGFHGNNKSVSEIERAVQVGIGTIIVDSAIEIERVAEAASRTDVVQRVLVRVNSGVHAETHDFLATAHEDQKFGMTFADAETAVARIRELPGLEFLGLHCHIGSQIFGVAGFRESASRVLDLHHRLLAGGEVPLLNLGGGFGIAYTSVDDPTPIEQLAAEIVAAVAEGCAARGMSMPQLAFEPGRAIVGTAGVTLYEVGTTKEVRLDSGASRLYVSVDGGMSDNARTALYGAQYSARIASRAGTGVPVLARVVGKHCESGDIVVDHEYLPADIGPGDLLAVPATGAYCASLSSNYNHVPRPPVVAVSDGRSRVIVRGESIDDLLARDAGISANEGAR encoded by the coding sequence GTGCATTCTTCCGCTGTCTCGCTCGCCCCCGAGTGGCTCGTCGTGCCGGAAGACCCGAACGCGCTGGCCCCTGCTGTGTGGCCGGCATCCGCTCATCGCGACAGCGGCGACGTCCTGTCGATCGGCGGCGTGTCGGCGACTGACCTCATCCGCGACCATGGGACTCCGCTGCTCGTACTCGACGAGGTCGAGGTGCGCGCACGCGCTCGTGCGTTCCGCTCCTCGTTCGACGCCGCCGCGAAGGCGCACGGAACGACCGCGAGTGTCTACTACGCGGGCAAAGCCTTCCTGTCGACCGCGATCGCGCGATGGGTGACGGAAGAGGGCCTGCGCGTCGACGTCTGCACCCGCGGTGAGCTGGAGGTCGCTCTCGCGGCCGACGTCGATCCTTCGCGCATCGGCTTCCACGGCAACAACAAGTCCGTGAGTGAGATCGAGCGCGCGGTGCAGGTCGGCATCGGCACGATCATCGTCGACAGCGCGATCGAGATCGAGCGCGTCGCGGAGGCCGCGTCGCGCACCGACGTCGTCCAGCGCGTGCTGGTCCGCGTCAACAGCGGCGTGCACGCGGAGACCCACGACTTCCTCGCGACGGCGCATGAGGATCAGAAGTTCGGCATGACCTTCGCGGATGCCGAGACCGCCGTCGCCCGCATCCGAGAGCTGCCAGGACTGGAGTTCCTCGGTCTGCACTGCCACATCGGTTCGCAGATCTTCGGCGTCGCCGGCTTCCGCGAGTCGGCATCGCGCGTGCTCGATCTGCATCACCGACTGCTGGCCGGCGGTGAGGTGCCGCTGTTGAACCTCGGCGGTGGTTTCGGGATCGCCTACACCAGCGTCGATGACCCGACGCCGATCGAACAACTGGCGGCAGAGATCGTCGCTGCAGTCGCAGAGGGTTGCGCGGCGAGGGGCATGTCGATGCCCCAGCTCGCGTTCGAGCCCGGTCGTGCGATCGTCGGCACCGCCGGCGTCACGCTCTACGAGGTCGGCACCACCAAGGAAGTGCGCCTGGACTCGGGCGCGAGTCGTCTCTACGTCAGCGTCGACGGCGGGATGAGCGACAATGCGCGCACGGCTCTCTACGGTGCGCAGTACTCCGCGCGGATCGCATCCAGGGCGGGAACGGGTGTCCCTGTTCTGGCTCGGGTGGTCGGCAAGCACTGCGAATCCGGCGACATCGTCGTCGATCATGAGTACCTCCCCGCCGACATCGGGCCAGGCGATCTGCTCGCCGTTCCGGCGACCGGTGCCTACTGCGCCTCGCTGTCGAGCAACTACAACCATGTCCCACGCCCGCCCGTCGTCGCCGTCTCGGACGGCCGCTCCCGCGTGATCGTGCGCGGAGAGAGCATCGACGACCTGCTGGCGCGGGATGCCGGGATCAGCGCGAATGAAGGAGCACGATGA
- a CDS encoding YihY/virulence factor BrkB family protein encodes MESTRGTVSGDRRNPGGVAGLIRSVTAWALERKLVRAALLYSERRGPMLADSVTYRALFSVFAGLLLGFSIAAIWLAGNDEAWDAIIAAIDSAVPGLVGEGGVVEDPSSIAAVGGLSIAGIISLVALVGAALGAIGSLRTAVRTIAGAVLDDVFWLWVILRNLALAIGIGLSFLAAAAVTFVARVGIGFATDLLGLPSDAVAAVVGIRIVSLLVVFALDALLIFGVFRLLSGQRVSARVIWPGALLGGVGLLALQELSSLFVGGATSNPLLASFASLLALLIWLNLSAQVMLLACAYIVTGAEEERDRVSARDGARTLAERRVQRAQQDVRIATSALRAAEKAAAAERQA; translated from the coding sequence ATGGAGAGCACACGCGGGACCGTCTCGGGCGACAGGAGGAATCCGGGTGGTGTCGCCGGACTGATCAGATCCGTGACGGCCTGGGCACTCGAGCGGAAGCTCGTGCGGGCTGCACTGCTCTACTCCGAACGGCGAGGCCCCATGCTCGCCGACAGCGTCACCTATCGAGCGCTCTTCAGCGTCTTCGCCGGTCTGCTGCTCGGATTCTCGATCGCGGCGATCTGGCTGGCAGGCAACGACGAGGCGTGGGATGCGATCATCGCGGCGATCGACTCCGCGGTCCCAGGTCTCGTCGGCGAAGGCGGCGTCGTCGAGGATCCCTCATCGATCGCCGCTGTGGGGGGCCTGTCGATCGCGGGAATCATCTCACTGGTCGCGCTGGTCGGCGCGGCCCTCGGTGCGATCGGATCACTGCGCACGGCAGTGCGCACGATCGCCGGAGCCGTTCTCGACGATGTGTTCTGGCTCTGGGTGATACTGCGCAACCTCGCACTCGCGATCGGGATCGGGCTGTCATTCCTCGCCGCCGCGGCGGTCACGTTCGTCGCGCGCGTCGGAATCGGCTTCGCGACCGACCTGCTCGGGCTGCCTTCGGATGCTGTCGCCGCCGTCGTGGGCATCAGGATCGTGTCGCTCCTCGTCGTGTTCGCACTGGACGCATTGCTGATCTTCGGCGTGTTCCGGCTGCTGTCCGGACAGCGGGTCTCGGCTCGCGTGATCTGGCCGGGTGCGCTGCTGGGCGGCGTCGGACTCCTCGCGCTGCAGGAGCTGTCGAGTCTGTTCGTCGGCGGTGCGACCTCCAATCCGCTGCTCGCGTCGTTCGCTTCGCTGCTCGCCCTGCTGATCTGGCTGAACCTCAGCGCGCAGGTCATGCTCCTCGCGTGCGCGTACATCGTCACCGGCGCAGAGGAGGAACGCGACCGCGTGTCGGCCAGGGACGGCGCGCGTACTCTCGCAGAGCGCCGAGTGCAGCGCGCCCAGCAGGATGTGCGGATCGCGACGAGCGCCCTGCGCGCCGCGGAGAAGGCCGCAGCCGCAGAGCGGCAAGCTTAG
- a CDS encoding LmeA family phospholipid-binding protein has protein sequence MEVEGARRARWPWVLLIIVLVVAVLAVAAELIARAVLPGIVRGIVIEQLELPADQQLDVDASGILLPQLIGGRLDRLDLTTESVTIGGVTGAADVTATGIPLRGGDLTDARGTVRIDSDQFTVLVAASDLPIDSVAFAEPDVTVSGSVPVLGLSLPIALTVTPGADAGELLLTPVSLQVAGATLDAQQIADRFGTIAEQLTETQRICIADQLPAGLTMTGLAVDGDEVVVDVQVDGAIVTDETLQENGVCP, from the coding sequence ATGGAGGTCGAGGGAGCACGACGCGCTCGCTGGCCGTGGGTGCTGCTCATCATCGTGCTCGTCGTCGCAGTGCTCGCCGTCGCGGCAGAACTCATCGCGAGGGCTGTGCTGCCCGGCATCGTGCGCGGCATCGTCATCGAACAGCTCGAGCTTCCCGCCGACCAGCAACTCGACGTCGACGCATCGGGCATCCTGCTGCCGCAACTGATCGGCGGCCGACTGGACCGGCTGGATCTGACCACTGAATCAGTGACAATCGGCGGCGTCACGGGTGCAGCCGACGTCACGGCGACCGGAATCCCGCTGCGCGGGGGAGACCTCACCGATGCGCGGGGTACGGTGCGGATCGACTCCGACCAGTTCACCGTGCTCGTCGCGGCATCCGATCTGCCGATCGACTCGGTCGCATTCGCAGAGCCCGATGTCACCGTCTCGGGCAGCGTTCCCGTGCTCGGCCTCTCCCTGCCGATCGCGTTGACGGTGACGCCCGGCGCTGATGCCGGGGAGCTGCTGCTCACGCCGGTTTCCTTGCAGGTCGCTGGCGCGACGCTGGACGCCCAGCAGATCGCCGATCGCTTCGGCACGATCGCCGAGCAGCTCACCGAGACGCAGCGCATCTGCATCGCGGATCAGCTCCCGGCCGGACTCACCATGACGGGTCTCGCAGTCGACGGCGATGAGGTCGTGGTCGACGTACAGGTCGATGGCGCGATCGTCACCGACGAGACGCTGCAGGAGAACGGCGTCTGCCCCTAA